One part of the Melitaea cinxia chromosome 8, ilMelCinx1.1, whole genome shotgun sequence genome encodes these proteins:
- the LOC123656055 gene encoding endothelial lipase-like, with protein MATISLEYEDNYTVFSLENPSPFLCSSFYKHERKTVFYVFGFGGKSDEHSVKGIVPVYLNRANICLLNWEKEASTGVLGNLAYGATAVPNARKIGKRFGKTLLILNKNGLNLKKVHVIGFSLGAQLSGYAGREVRANGKIIGRITGLDPAGPLFDGIVSLRALSASDASFVDIVHTNPGKLGIDSSVGTVDFWPNCQSSVQPGCEIKGRKGYSKRNSCSHARCWRYFTAAIERPSAFIATFAEDCLSWKAGVRTNKTVYMGDDINLNARGNFYLETNSAPPFGFKKEDCTLRHLPTK; from the exons atggctaccaTATCgctagaatacgaag ATAACTACACGGTATTTTCTTTAGAAAATCCGAGCCCTTTTTTATGTTCGTCCTTCTACAAACACGAACGAAAAACGGTTTTCTATGTTTTTGGTTTCGGTGGCAAATCTGATGAACATTCAGTCAAAGGCATCGTACCTGTGTACTTAAATAGAGCtaatatatgtttattgaaTTGGGAAAAAGAAGCTTCGACCGGTGTGTTAGGGAATCTAGCTTATGGCGCAACAGCTGTTCCAAACGCCAGGAAG ATTGGTAAACGATTTGGTAAAACATTACTAATATTGAACAAGAATGGCCTGAATTTGAAAAAAGTTCATGTGATTGGATTCTCTCTTGGAGCACAACTATCGGGCTACGCCGGCAGAGAAGTACGAGCAAATGGAAAAATTATTGGCAG GATTACTGGTCTCGACCCAGCTGGACCACTTTTTGATGGTATAGTTTCACTTCGTGCACTAAGCGCCTCTGATGCCAGTTTCGTAGATATCGTACATACCAACCCTGGCAAATTGGGAATAGATTCATCTGTAGGCACTGTGGATTTCTGGCCAAACTGTCAGAGTAGTGTACAACCAGGCTGCGAAATCAAGGGTCGTAAGGGTTACTCCAAAcgaa actcGTGCAGTCATGCCCGCTGTTGGAGGTACTTCACAGCAGCTATAGAACGCCCATCTGCTTTCATAGCGACTTTTGCCGAGGATTGCTTGTCTTGGAAGGCAGGTGTAAGAACCAATAAAACAGTCTACATGGGCGACGACATCAATCTTAA tgCTCGTGGCAACTTCTACTTGGAGACAAACTCTGCTCCACCATTTGGATTTAAAAAAGAAGACTGCACATTACGTCACCTACCTACCAAATAA